Proteins from a single region of Pirellulales bacterium:
- a CDS encoding beta-galactosidase: protein MSNMSFCWLCLAILAAADPAVADSKLPYPEPVSCPGSTYQVRMHNGAPALFIDDTPIYPTLAHPQHWAQPGYPRIRDGAITITDQPANYPYHQKFLQTTQQFHGGITIVADLIVREKHGSGYGASIVAPASRKGYYVLGLYDGKSGPVARLVKYNTPDNSYEKQMEQPFEWSEGTAYHLRLEINGKTIAGYVDGQSVGRFEDPEPIQDGHVKLQAYLSSASFDNVRVKDHSGKVVFEENFSTPRPWDWNGTPLQDSKDFKDVGIHLYTSVGWGGMYGWSGHFVSPESKYDFRKIDVKFAHMLDRDPHGRFLPRVYLQPPKWWLDAHPDDAMRFQRLNDSTRIPYKYASFTSKLWIEEASQFLRQYIRHLNSTSYGERIIGFTLMNGGGGEWVYSFEPFFFDYGTSNLAAYRRWLTGRYKNVDSLRSAWGNPSVDFNTAEIPTPADKTRTYDFEFRDPVKARSTTDYMKFHSESVVEAIEALARVVKEETDGKKIVIGFYGYLPYVNRFPKSLESGHMGFDRFVESPHIDCVGSLHPYEYRKAGVTLSTTPVDSTSLQGKLFFFENDPRTHLGPHNLGLGQTLTKFDTLNELKRNFAYYLSKNSGLWYMDWGNGWFHDDEIMDLIGKMKQLADASLNKDRRKNDEIAVIVSGRSYDFLRNSPNLVYDLSTRQIYEEISKIGAPFGVYHLEALDKMPDHKLYVFINAFYLTDENKAVIDAKVKRNNATVLWMYAPGYVKDQGLSTKGIEDITGIEIVRLGYAGRVTARANATLSSGLPGISWGNTGTMSTYDAEKASPVTQKS, encoded by the coding sequence ATGTCGAATATGTCTTTTTGCTGGCTTTGCTTGGCTATTCTTGCCGCGGCAGATCCTGCGGTAGCGGACAGCAAGCTCCCATACCCGGAGCCGGTGTCATGCCCCGGCTCGACTTACCAGGTGCGGATGCATAATGGCGCGCCCGCATTATTCATTGACGATACTCCGATCTATCCGACCCTAGCCCACCCCCAGCACTGGGCGCAACCGGGCTACCCCCGCATTCGTGACGGCGCGATTACGATCACCGATCAACCGGCGAACTATCCCTATCATCAGAAATTCTTGCAAACCACCCAGCAATTCCACGGCGGCATCACCATCGTCGCCGACCTAATCGTACGGGAAAAACACGGCAGCGGATACGGGGCTAGCATCGTCGCGCCTGCCAGCAGGAAGGGCTACTACGTCCTCGGCCTTTATGATGGAAAATCCGGCCCAGTGGCAAGGCTTGTGAAATACAACACGCCGGACAATTCATACGAAAAGCAGATGGAACAACCCTTTGAATGGAGCGAGGGAACGGCCTACCACTTACGCCTCGAGATCAATGGAAAAACAATTGCTGGATACGTCGATGGACAATCCGTCGGGCGTTTCGAGGATCCCGAGCCGATTCAGGACGGCCACGTCAAACTCCAGGCTTATTTATCCAGCGCGTCGTTCGACAACGTGAGAGTGAAGGACCACTCGGGCAAGGTGGTGTTTGAGGAGAATTTCTCGACTCCCCGCCCGTGGGACTGGAATGGCACGCCGTTGCAAGACTCGAAGGACTTCAAGGATGTCGGCATCCATCTGTATACTTCGGTCGGCTGGGGTGGAATGTACGGTTGGAGCGGGCATTTCGTTTCGCCGGAGAGCAAGTATGATTTTCGTAAAATCGACGTTAAGTTCGCCCACATGCTTGATCGCGATCCGCATGGCCGCTTTTTGCCAAGGGTGTACCTTCAGCCGCCGAAATGGTGGCTGGATGCCCATCCAGACGACGCGATGCGGTTCCAGCGGCTCAATGACTCCACGCGGATTCCTTACAAATATGCATCATTCACTTCCAAACTCTGGATCGAAGAAGCCTCACAATTTCTCCGGCAGTATATTCGCCACCTCAACTCGACTTCCTATGGCGAGCGGATCATCGGATTCACGTTGATGAATGGTGGTGGCGGTGAGTGGGTATACAGCTTTGAACCGTTCTTCTTCGATTACGGCACGTCGAACCTGGCTGCGTATCGTCGGTGGCTAACCGGCCGATACAAAAATGTAGACTCACTTCGTAGCGCCTGGGGCAATCCTAGCGTCGATTTCAACACAGCGGAGATTCCGACGCCGGCAGACAAGACGCGCACCTACGATTTCGAGTTCCGCGATCCGGTAAAGGCTAGGTCGACAACCGATTACATGAAGTTTCACTCTGAGTCTGTCGTCGAAGCGATCGAGGCGCTGGCAAGAGTTGTCAAAGAAGAGACTGATGGAAAAAAGATTGTTATTGGATTCTATGGATATCTTCCGTATGTCAATCGATTTCCTAAGTCGCTCGAGTCCGGACACATGGGATTTGATCGTTTCGTCGAGTCGCCACATATCGATTGTGTTGGTTCTCTCCACCCATACGAATATCGCAAGGCCGGTGTGACTCTTTCGACCACGCCAGTCGATTCGACAAGCTTGCAAGGGAAACTATTTTTTTTCGAAAACGACCCTCGAACGCACCTCGGCCCGCACAATCTCGGCCTCGGTCAAACTCTCACGAAGTTCGACACGCTCAACGAACTAAAACGCAATTTTGCTTATTACCTCTCCAAGAACAGCGGACTGTGGTACATGGACTGGGGCAATGGCTGGTTTCATGACGACGAGATCATGGATTTGATCGGCAAAATGAAGCAGTTGGCCGATGCGTCGCTCAACAAAGATCGCCGCAAGAACGACGAAATCGCCGTCATCGTCAGCGGCCGGTCTTATGATTTCCTTCGCAATTCTCCTAACTTGGTCTACGACCTTTCCACGAGACAAATCTACGAGGAAATATCAAAAATCGGCGCACCCTTCGGCGTCTATCACCTCGAAGCGCTTGACAAAATGCCCGACCACAAACTGTACGTGTTTATCAACGCCTTTTATCTTACCGACGAAAACAAGGCAGTGATCGACGCCAAGGTCAAACGGAACAACGCGACCGTGCTTTGGATGTACGCACCGGGGTACGTCAAGGATCAGGGGTTGTCCACCAAGGGAATCGAAGACATTACTGGAATCGAAATAGTCCGGTTAGGCTATGCCGGCCGTGTTACTGCACGTGCCAACGCCACGCTCTCCTCCGGCCTGCCAGGCATTTCTTGGGGTAATACAGGGACTATGAGTACCTACGATGCAGAGAAGGCATCTCCGGTCACCCAGAAGAGCG
- a CDS encoding DUF1559 domain-containing protein, which yields MRHPSRHGFTLVELLVVIAIIGTLIALLLPAVQAAREAARRTQCLNHLKQLALGSHNFNDARRFLPSESYGESFFVKLLPYIEEQSQYELVKADRAKSQSVSIFLCPSRRGVEAGMAKTDYGFAGNNSWFPACGTAVNPPDETVLFGIHWPGPTARPGLAVRPTIPSLKIVTNIDGTSKTLLVAHKGLNPSAYSGGVVDDIGDRGWAYPFWFDWPTNFPSAVYTYDHARCPFGFGPDVERGDLQLKAICANSAVGCGGIYHLMTSPHPSDMPAAMVDGSVRNFSYTLNPNIAKALWYYTDGESLPTYEF from the coding sequence ATGCGGCATCCGTCGAGACATGGTTTCACCCTAGTTGAGTTGCTTGTGGTGATTGCGATTATCGGTACCTTGATCGCGCTCTTGTTGCCGGCGGTTCAAGCGGCCCGCGAAGCGGCGCGGCGCACCCAGTGCCTCAATCACCTCAAGCAACTCGCTCTTGGATCGCACAATTTCAACGACGCACGCCGATTTCTCCCCAGCGAAAGCTACGGTGAATCATTCTTCGTCAAGTTGCTGCCGTACATTGAGGAGCAATCGCAATATGAACTCGTGAAAGCAGACCGCGCGAAGTCGCAGTCCGTGTCAATCTTTTTGTGCCCGTCCCGTCGCGGTGTCGAAGCCGGAATGGCAAAGACCGACTACGGATTTGCCGGCAACAATAGTTGGTTTCCCGCCTGTGGCACGGCGGTCAATCCGCCAGACGAAACCGTCTTGTTTGGCATTCACTGGCCAGGTCCTACAGCCCGTCCAGGTCTTGCAGTCCGTCCAACCATCCCGTCGCTGAAAATCGTCACAAACATCGACGGCACTTCCAAAACCTTGCTCGTGGCGCACAAAGGGTTGAATCCCAGCGCCTATTCTGGCGGCGTCGTGGACGACATTGGCGATCGAGGTTGGGCCTATCCCTTCTGGTTCGATTGGCCGACCAACTTTCCTTCAGCCGTCTACACCTACGATCATGCTCGATGCCCCTTTGGTTTCGGTCCTGACGTGGAGCGAGGGGATCTGCAACTCAAGGCGATTTGTGCCAACAGCGCCGTCGGATGCGGCGGAATTTATCATCTTATGACTTCCCCTCATCCATCTGACATGCCCGCGGCGATGGTCGATGGTTCAGTGCGGAACTTTAGCTATACCCTTAACCCCAATATTGCGAAGGCTCTTTGGTACTACACCGACGGCGAATCTCTGCCTACTTACGAGTTTTGA